A section of the Helicobacter jaachi genome encodes:
- the ppk2 gene encoding polyphosphate kinase 2 produces MGKQERQIVIRPESEGDVQKIFRGKDGRMKEDFYLKELTKLQIELLKLQNWVKATNQKIIIIMEGRDAAGKGGTIKALTSHMNPRGCRIVALNKPTEKEKTEWYFKRYISTLPSGGEIVFYDRSWYNRAGVEKVMGFCTQEQYKEFITQVSNLEQMLISSGTMIFKYFLDVGREEQKRRILRRKTDPLRMWKLSPIDSKSLDLWEQYTEAFEKMFARTHTHICPWTIVNTNDKKRARLNVARDILSKIDYEGKDQTAVCLLPDPSIVWSYSQYQANHIDPLKEVQKKLKIAKLEEKQLHKVAKELKANKSNKPKSSKLKKSNKHEINADSAPLS; encoded by the coding sequence ATGGGGAAGCAAGAGCGACAAATCGTTATTAGACCTGAAAGTGAGGGCGATGTCCAAAAAATTTTTAGAGGCAAAGATGGGCGTATGAAGGAGGATTTTTACCTAAAAGAGCTCACAAAACTGCAAATTGAGCTGCTCAAATTACAAAATTGGGTCAAAGCCACCAATCAAAAAATTATTATCATTATGGAGGGACGCGACGCAGCGGGCAAAGGAGGCACGATTAAAGCACTCACGAGCCATATGAATCCGCGTGGCTGCCGCATAGTTGCGCTCAATAAGCCCACCGAAAAGGAAAAAACAGAATGGTATTTCAAGCGCTACATCAGCACATTACCAAGTGGGGGCGAAATCGTTTTTTACGATAGGAGCTGGTATAACCGCGCGGGTGTGGAAAAGGTTATGGGATTCTGCACGCAGGAGCAGTATAAGGAGTTTATCACACAAGTGTCAAATTTGGAGCAAATGCTCATCTCAAGCGGCACGATGATTTTTAAATATTTCCTTGATGTGGGCAGGGAGGAGCAAAAGCGCAGGATTTTACGCCGCAAAACTGACCCACTAAGAATGTGGAAGCTAAGCCCCATTGATAGCAAATCACTTGATTTATGGGAGCAATACACAGAGGCGTTTGAAAAGATGTTTGCGCGCACACACACGCACATTTGCCCTTGGACGATTGTCAATACCAACGACAAAAAGCGTGCAAGGCTTAATGTGGCGCGCGATATTTTGAGCAAAATCGACTATGAGGGCAAAGACCAAACCGCTGTATGCCTGCTGCCAGACCCTAGCATTGTGTGGAGTTACTCACAATATCAAGCAAATCACATAGACCCCCTAAAAGAAGTGCAAAAAAAGCTAAAAATTGCAAAGCTTGAGGAAAAGCAACTCCACAAAGTCGCCAAAGAGCTTAAAGCCAATAAGTCAAATAAGCCTAAATCAAGCAAATTAAAAAAATCAAATAAACATGAGATAAATGCAGATTCTGCGCCATTAAGCTAA
- a CDS encoding CinA family protein, which yields MKPNEMKSSDMERDIAQGMILHTQLAQAALEIMHTRGLYIAMAESCTGGLLSYHFTALSGASQVFLGSMVSYANEIKHKWLNVKEADLQAYGAVSEPVVRAMCEGVLRESGADIALATSGIAGPSGGSAKKPVGSVYIGVQSRGSKMQEGKTIVSYNHFSGDRQSVQLQSCAKALEMLLTLLNS from the coding sequence ATGAAGCCTAATGAGATGAAGTCTAGTGATATGGAGCGAGATATAGCACAAGGTATGATTTTGCATACACAGCTCGCACAAGCAGCTTTAGAGATAATGCATACAAGGGGTTTATACATCGCTATGGCAGAGAGCTGCACAGGCGGGCTTTTGAGCTATCATTTTACCGCGCTTAGCGGCGCTTCGCAAGTGTTTTTAGGCTCAATGGTGAGCTATGCTAATGAGATTAAGCACAAGTGGCTTAATGTGAAAGAGGCGGATTTGCAAGCTTATGGCGCGGTGAGTGAGCCTGTAGTGCGCGCGATGTGTGAGGGCGTGCTGCGTGAGAGTGGTGCGGATATTGCACTAGCCACAAGTGGCATTGCTGGACCAAGCGGAGGCAGTGCCAAAAAGCCTGTGGGGAGCGTGTATATCGGCGTGCAATCGCGAGGGAGCAAAATGCAAGAGGGTAAGACAATCGTGAGCTATAATCACTTTTCTGGTGATAGGCAGAGTGTGCAGCTGCAAAGCTGTGCTAAGGCGCTTGAAATGCTCCTCACACTCCTAAACTCTTGA
- a CDS encoding helix-turn-helix domain-containing protein, which produces MKVVDRINEILKAKKMSKKELVERLINLDMKANKTGEIPAKSSLYAYLNGNIELKADMIPFIAEALDVCEQELFGNTDSHKILRKVYAHNPTHIKYNHIVELLDYISPKTLETLEQTLINQKQKTIELNKIIQNL; this is translated from the coding sequence ATGAAAGTAGTCGATAGAATCAATGAAATTTTGAAAGCAAAAAAGATGAGTAAAAAAGAGCTTGTGGAGCGCCTCATCAATCTTGATATGAAAGCAAACAAAACGGGCGAAATCCCTGCAAAATCAAGCCTTTATGCCTATCTTAATGGCAATATCGAGCTTAAAGCCGATATGATACCCTTTATCGCTGAAGCCCTAGATGTATGCGAACAAGAGCTTTTTGGCAATACAGACTCGCATAAAATCCTGCGCAAAGTCTATGCTCACAATCCTACTCATATCAAATATAATCACATTGTAGAACTGCTTGATTATATTTCACCAAAAACGCTTGAAACGCTTGAGCAAACGCTCATTAATCAAAAGCAAAAAACTATTGAGCTTAATAAGATTATACAAAACCTATAA
- a CDS encoding ion transporter: MQFLQKCVRSSFFSYFILAMIVLNAIVLGLDTIEPIQTKIRNTLNFLSNFCLFIFLVEVSLRIIVFKKDFFIGKNKGYNCFDLFVTLVSLGGLSQLSMLRAFSIFRVLRLVSVLPSMRLVVSAMLRTLPAALPIAVILFIFFYVYGVLCVNLFGKDFPQFFGTLGESFYTLFQIMTLEGWSEGIVRPVMVLYPYAWLVFTSFIFIVSFVVMNLVVGIIVESIAELKTQDKK; this comes from the coding sequence ATGCAGTTTTTACAAAAGTGTGTCAGATCCTCATTTTTTAGTTACTTTATCCTTGCTATGATAGTGCTAAATGCCATTGTTCTGGGGCTTGATACCATAGAACCCATTCAAACAAAAATTAGAAATACACTTAATTTCTTAAGCAATTTTTGTCTTTTTATTTTTCTTGTCGAGGTAAGCTTAAGAATAATTGTGTTCAAAAAAGATTTCTTTATTGGCAAAAACAAGGGCTACAATTGTTTTGATTTGTTTGTTACGCTTGTGAGTTTAGGCGGGCTTTCACAGCTTTCTATGCTTAGAGCTTTTAGTATTTTTAGAGTGCTTAGGCTGGTATCTGTTTTACCCTCAATGCGCCTTGTGGTCTCTGCTATGCTTAGAACTTTGCCCGCAGCTCTACCTATTGCGGTCATTTTGTTTATTTTCTTTTATGTCTATGGCGTGCTTTGTGTGAATTTGTTTGGCAAGGATTTCCCGCAGTTTTTTGGCACATTAGGCGAGAGTTTTTATACACTTTTTCAAATTATGACTTTAGAGGGCTGGAGTGAGGGCATAGTGCGTCCTGTGATGGTGCTTTATCCTTATGCGTGGCTAGTTTTTACAAGCTTTATTTTTATAGTAAGCTTTGTAGTGATGAATTTAGTTGTGGGCATTATCGTTGAGAGCATTGCTGAACTTAAAACGCAGGATAAAAAATAA
- the purD gene encoding phosphoribosylamine--glycine ligase: protein MQERILIIGNGGREYAMGRVLAADNRVAALYFAPGNGGTQNLGTNIACNKPAEILDSIKKLNISLVIIGPEAPISEGLGDFLRENGVRVFAPSMKAARLESSKAYMKDFVSQAHIPTARYVQSSDIEEIYHFIDTLTPPVVVKASGLCAGKGVIIAQSHKEAKTCAKDMLSGALFGEAGKCVVVEEFLEGYELSVFAICDGNDFILLPACQDHKRLLAGDKGPNTGGMGAYTPTPLCDEALLTKIRTRIIAPTLKACKEQGEPFLGVLFAGIMVCEKNGELEPYLLEFNVRFGDPECEVLMPLLQTPLLDVITYAIDGKINQLQCAFKPLYAVAVVACSKDYPYKSSAPAPISIHHFNENLGHIVYAGVEVDSKGQLLATGGRVLLAVGMGESLKIARDNAYEILGHISFAGMQFRDDIAHRALAL from the coding sequence ATGCAAGAGCGCATACTCATTATCGGCAATGGCGGGCGTGAATACGCTATGGGGCGCGTGCTAGCAGCAGATAATAGAGTAGCAGCACTTTACTTCGCGCCGGGCAATGGCGGCACGCAAAATCTTGGCACAAACATCGCTTGCAATAAGCCAGCAGAGATACTAGATTCTATAAAAAAGCTTAATATTTCACTTGTTATCATCGGTCCTGAAGCGCCTATTAGCGAGGGATTAGGCGATTTTTTGCGTGAAAATGGAGTGCGTGTTTTTGCGCCATCTATGAAAGCGGCGCGTTTAGAATCTAGCAAGGCATATATGAAAGATTTTGTAAGTCAAGCCCATATCCCCACAGCGCGCTATGTGCAATCAAGCGATATAGAGGAGATTTATCATTTTATCGACACGCTCACCCCTCCTGTTGTGGTTAAAGCCAGCGGATTATGCGCGGGCAAGGGCGTTATCATCGCTCAAAGCCATAAAGAGGCAAAAACTTGCGCTAAAGATATGCTAAGTGGGGCATTATTTGGCGAGGCGGGTAAATGCGTGGTGGTGGAGGAGTTTTTGGAGGGCTATGAACTTTCAGTCTTTGCTATTTGTGATGGCAATGATTTTATTTTACTCCCCGCTTGTCAAGACCACAAGCGGCTTTTAGCAGGCGATAAAGGACCAAATACGGGTGGTATGGGAGCTTATACACCTACACCGCTTTGTGATGAAGCATTGCTTACAAAAATTCGCACACGTATCATCGCTCCAACGCTTAAAGCTTGCAAAGAGCAGGGTGAGCCATTTTTGGGCGTGCTATTTGCGGGCATTATGGTGTGTGAAAAAAATGGTGAGCTTGAGCCGTATTTGCTTGAATTTAATGTGCGCTTTGGCGACCCTGAATGCGAGGTGCTTATGCCTTTATTGCAAACGCCCTTGCTTGATGTGATAACTTATGCCATTGATGGCAAAATAAACCAACTACAATGCGCTTTTAAACCCCTTTATGCTGTGGCTGTGGTGGCTTGCTCAAAAGATTATCCCTACAAATCAAGCGCGCCTGCGCCAATTAGCATACATCATTTTAATGAGAATCTAGGACATATCGTGTATGCGGGCGTGGAGGTAGATTCTAAAGGGCAGCTTTTAGCAACTGGTGGGCGTGTGCTTTTGGCTGTGGGAATGGGGGAGAGCCTAAAAATTGCGCGTGATAATGCTTATGAGATTTTAGGGCATATATCATTTGCAGGTATGCAATTTCGCGATGATATAGCTCATAGAGCCTTAGCCTTATGA
- a CDS encoding RDD family protein yields the protein MNDDKILDMLERENLHLADKGVRTLAWFIDVFLLSIIFTLIHLDTFKQLSDTQGNIDYYKLRDFMGLYAWQVWILKVSYDSFFVWYYGSSIGKILCKIRVVSVDLLDKPSFFMSFVRACGKYIGENLLFITYLFGFADRFSRTLHDRLAKTLVITY from the coding sequence ATGAATGATGATAAAATCTTAGATATGCTAGAGCGAGAGAATCTGCACCTTGCTGATAAGGGTGTGCGCACTCTGGCGTGGTTTATTGATGTGTTTTTGCTCTCCATTATTTTTACACTCATTCATCTTGATACATTTAAGCAGCTAAGCGATACACAGGGGAATATAGATTATTATAAATTAAGAGATTTTATGGGGCTGTATGCGTGGCAAGTGTGGATTTTAAAAGTGAGCTATGATAGCTTTTTTGTGTGGTATTATGGTAGCTCCATTGGCAAGATTTTATGCAAGATACGCGTAGTGAGTGTAGATTTACTTGATAAACCAAGCTTTTTTATGTCATTTGTGCGCGCCTGTGGGAAATATATAGGGGAAAATCTGCTTTTTATTACTTATCTTTTTGGTTTTGCTGATAGATTCTCACGCACCTTGCATGATAGATTGGCAAAAACTTTGGTGATTACATATTGA
- a CDS encoding LPS-assembly protein LptD gives MFDLSADDVQAKGDIITASGNAFLFYGDIYMVAQKIIYNKQTQEVQLEGGAKIYQGNVMYLDVERVDITLQDKFIKMSHLYLQSAMGIWIMAEQGQGKDGHYTFKRGVISGCDIRSPLWHLNVTSGTYDTQKEYMSVWNPRFYIGRVPVFYLPYFVAPTGNVRKSGLLYPEMSFSNRQGFMYMQPLFIAPYNRWDITLSPQIRTNRGFGGEVEFNFADTDNEVARLQGRYFQNSDDYMNVNNLKNQHIYGGTFLYKTHNVLVKNSERVNDGFWANVTYMNDLEYMRLQSLNAVFNTRLYESRINYFLNSNKHYFGTYLKYYLDLSKPNNDDTFQALPQIHYHHYTDSLFFKNLLYTFDYQGKHITRPSGYGYYQNTMSLPIGVAFPIAKDYFSLGGSLDMYATSVLLKDAFGLTDATGSALNKNINYGVGSYNVSINSDIARPYKHFFHSMHFEAIFSGALYKYTSYAVADDKYQAYNALIDQGLSTEALSMYWNPSDIVDVVKNKHKVDLKLSHYFYGKNGKELFYWRIYQRLFLQDSFLMSNQVLRNEIGFLPFSGLNVSASAFYSYTRKAFSEASLNASFSRWGLDSSLTYYFKLDPLYLASGLYSAQGNTGFARANLGYDFGYFRLNANVGYDVGLGYLKDWYVTISKDIRCFGIGLKFAQDVRPILTADNQITPITNQYVKIEFRFVPLANTGLTYRFEE, from the coding sequence ATGTTTGATTTATCCGCTGATGATGTGCAGGCAAAGGGTGATATTATCACGGCTAGTGGCAATGCGTTTTTGTTTTATGGCGACATATACATGGTGGCGCAAAAAATTATTTATAATAAACAAACCCAAGAAGTGCAGCTTGAAGGCGGTGCAAAAATCTATCAAGGTAATGTCATGTATCTTGATGTAGAGAGAGTGGATATAACTTTGCAAGATAAATTTATCAAAATGAGCCATTTATATTTGCAAAGTGCTATGGGGATTTGGATTATGGCAGAGCAGGGGCAGGGAAAAGATGGACATTATACCTTTAAGCGTGGGGTGATTTCAGGCTGCGATATAAGGAGTCCTTTGTGGCATTTAAATGTTACTTCAGGCACTTATGATACGCAAAAAGAATATATGAGCGTATGGAATCCACGCTTTTACATAGGGCGCGTGCCGGTGTTTTATCTGCCTTATTTTGTCGCACCAACGGGCAATGTGCGCAAAAGCGGCTTGCTTTACCCTGAAATGTCTTTTAGCAATCGCCAAGGCTTTATGTATATGCAGCCGCTTTTTATCGCGCCATATAATCGATGGGATATTACCCTTTCACCGCAGATAAGGACTAATCGCGGCTTTGGGGGTGAAGTGGAGTTTAATTTTGCCGATACAGATAATGAAGTCGCACGCCTGCAGGGGCGGTATTTTCAAAATAGCGATGATTATATGAATGTTAATAATCTCAAAAATCAGCATATTTATGGCGGGACTTTCCTTTATAAAACGCATAATGTGCTAGTTAAGAATAGTGAGCGTGTAAATGATGGCTTTTGGGCGAATGTTACTTATATGAATGATTTGGAGTATATGCGCTTACAGAGTTTAAATGCTGTGTTTAACACACGCCTTTATGAATCGCGCATAAATTATTTTTTAAATTCTAATAAACATTACTTTGGCACTTATTTGAAATACTATTTGGATTTATCTAAGCCTAATAATGATGACACTTTTCAAGCCCTGCCGCAGATTCATTATCATCACTACACAGATTCTTTATTTTTTAAGAATCTGCTTTACACTTTTGATTATCAAGGCAAGCATATTACGCGTCCTTCCGGCTATGGGTATTATCAAAATACCATGTCTTTGCCTATTGGCGTGGCATTTCCTATTGCTAAAGATTATTTTAGTTTAGGGGGCAGCCTTGATATGTATGCCACTTCTGTATTGCTTAAAGATGCCTTTGGGCTAACTGACGCCACAGGCAGCGCGTTAAATAAAAACATTAACTATGGTGTGGGCAGCTATAATGTATCTATTAATTCAGACATAGCCCGCCCATATAAGCATTTTTTTCACTCTATGCACTTTGAGGCGATTTTTAGCGGCGCGCTGTATAAATATACTTCTTATGCTGTAGCAGATGATAAATATCAAGCCTATAATGCACTCATTGACCAGGGACTATCCACAGAGGCTTTAAGTATGTATTGGAATCCTAGTGATATTGTTGATGTGGTGAAAAATAAGCACAAAGTGGATTTAAAACTCTCACACTATTTTTATGGCAAAAATGGCAAGGAATTATTTTATTGGCGTATATATCAGCGATTATTTTTGCAAGATAGCTTTTTGATGAGCAATCAAGTCCTAAGAAATGAAATTGGGTTTTTACCCTTTAGCGGGCTTAATGTGAGTGCTTCAGCATTTTACTCCTACACGCGCAAAGCTTTTAGTGAAGCTTCATTAAATGCCTCATTTAGCCGATGGGGGTTAGATTCTAGCCTTACTTATTATTTTAAGCTTGACCCGCTATATCTGGCTTCAGGCTTATATTCTGCGCAAGGTAATACTGGCTTTGCGCGCGCAAATTTGGGCTATGACTTTGGCTATTTTAGGCTTAATGCAAATGTGGGCTATGATGTGGGGCTTGGATATTTAAAGGATTGGTATGTTACAATCTCCAAAGATATTCGCTGCTTTGGTATTGGGCTAAAGTTTGCGCAAGATGTGCGCCCTATTTTGACGGCTGATAATCAAATTACGCCGATTACTAATCAATATGTCAAAATTGAATTTCGTTTCGTGCCTTTGGCAAATACAGGGCTTACTTATAGATTTGAGGAGTAG
- a CDS encoding phosphoribosyltransferase translates to MQRIVFEDTESAIKPLLDSVMIKNLSLNDAILVAIGRDGIMLAAMLAKALKIPMTFLFTQIIASPLNPECPIAVVSEDMEIVINEELVNAFGISLDYVYGEAQRQYEEAILPARYQLRKGESLSSFHNKDILLFDIGIETGLRVGVAIKTCMNLLAKSICVIAPVMPKNIYDFLSEICDDVCCPYPIEYYVSTAHYFPHLQMLDDEAFEEILTKTTAKDM, encoded by the coding sequence ATGCAGCGTATTGTGTTTGAGGATACAGAATCTGCCATTAAGCCATTGCTAGATTCTGTAATGATTAAAAATCTTTCTTTAAATGATGCTATTTTGGTGGCTATTGGCAGAGATGGCATTATGCTAGCAGCTATGCTTGCCAAAGCGCTTAAAATCCCTATGACATTTCTTTTTACACAAATTATTGCCTCCCCTCTTAATCCTGAATGCCCCATTGCCGTAGTGAGCGAGGATATGGAAATTGTAATTAATGAAGAGCTAGTTAATGCCTTTGGGATTAGCCTTGATTATGTGTATGGGGAGGCTCAAAGGCAGTATGAGGAGGCGATTTTACCTGCGCGTTATCAATTAAGAAAGGGCGAGAGTTTAAGCTCATTTCATAATAAGGATATTTTGCTTTTTGACATAGGCATAGAAACGGGCTTGCGCGTGGGCGTGGCGATTAAGACTTGTATGAATTTGCTCGCAAAAAGTATTTGTGTTATTGCGCCTGTTATGCCTAAGAATATTTATGATTTTTTAAGTGAGATTTGTGATGATGTGTGCTGCCCTTATCCCATTGAATACTATGTATCAACTGCACATTATTTCCCACATCTACAAATGCTTGATGATGAGGCATTTGAGGAAATACTCACTAAAACCACCGCAAAGGATATGTAA
- a CDS encoding polyribonucleotide nucleotidyltransferase: protein MHEIHIELENLAEKYTLNYVAQASNGALLYQNGGSVLLASVCAQENEQYDDDFLPLSVQYIEKSYASAKFPSGFVKREGKPSEFEILTSRLIDRTLRPLFPKGYTLNTAIVVMVLSYDGKSDLQLNALNAAANALYISNLPLPSLRDNAVCGVRIGRKNGAFIINPTMEQLSQSELDLFVSGRGDELLMIEMKSIRSENGANELDEYDFLKALECAKSYISNATQAYHTHFSPHKKPPLALEIIESSLDSIILEQIATRYHAQLTQAITHMAKSESHAKLQSLIKQVASECELPQKEAQAYVMACKKQIVRAMILQDKRRADGRGLKEVRPISIQTNILPCVHGSVLFTRGQTQALVSATIGVENDAQSYEMLGSKTALKKRFLFHYNFPGFSVGEASMIGAVGRRELGHGNLAKRALESSLKSPDKTIRLVSEILESNGSSSMASVCGGSLALCACGIEVDSLIAGVAMGLITQDDEYAILTDISGLEDHDGDMDFKVAGGYKGISAMQMDIKLGGITHTILTQALFQAKEAREQILGIMEGAKARIVLNSAILPKSESFFIPPHKIAEVIGAGGRVIRDIIERFGVGIDLARESGAVHISATNLESLQKAKAFILGLVGDKAERVDWESYAVGERFIGKIKNIVDFGVFVELPRGGDGLIHISKIARDKSKSLNEFLQGVSEVECEVLSQHKNKVELGLVRVI, encoded by the coding sequence ATGCACGAAATTCACATAGAGCTTGAGAATCTAGCTGAAAAATACACGCTTAATTATGTTGCGCAGGCTTCAAATGGCGCGCTTTTGTATCAAAATGGCGGGAGCGTGCTGCTTGCAAGCGTGTGTGCGCAAGAAAATGAGCAATATGATGATGATTTTTTGCCACTTAGCGTGCAGTATATTGAAAAATCTTACGCAAGCGCGAAGTTTCCCTCCGGCTTTGTCAAGCGCGAGGGCAAGCCAAGTGAATTTGAGATTCTCACCTCAAGGCTTATTGACCGCACTTTGCGCCCGCTTTTTCCTAAAGGCTACACGCTTAATACGGCTATTGTGGTAATGGTGCTAAGCTATGATGGCAAGAGCGATTTACAGCTTAATGCGCTTAATGCCGCTGCAAACGCGCTTTATATATCCAATCTACCATTGCCAAGTTTGCGAGATAATGCCGTTTGTGGTGTGCGCATAGGGCGCAAAAATGGCGCATTTATCATTAATCCCACAATGGAACAGCTTAGCCAAAGCGAGCTTGATTTATTTGTGTCTGGCAGGGGTGATGAGCTGCTTATGATTGAGATGAAAAGTATAAGGAGCGAAAATGGTGCTAATGAGCTTGATGAGTATGATTTCTTAAAAGCGCTTGAGTGCGCTAAGTCTTATATTAGTAATGCCACACAGGCGTATCATACGCATTTTTCGCCGCACAAAAAGCCGCCGCTAGCACTTGAAATTATAGAATCTAGCCTAGATTCTATAATATTAGAGCAAATTGCCACGCGCTACCACGCCCAGCTTACACAAGCCATTACGCATATGGCAAAATCAGAATCTCATGCCAAGCTTCAATCACTCATTAAGCAAGTAGCCAGTGAGTGTGAGCTGCCCCAAAAGGAAGCTCAAGCCTATGTGATGGCGTGTAAAAAGCAAATCGTGCGTGCTATGATTTTGCAAGATAAGCGCAGAGCCGATGGGCGTGGATTGAAAGAAGTGCGCCCCATTAGCATTCAAACTAATATTCTGCCCTGCGTGCATGGCAGCGTGCTTTTCACAAGAGGGCAGACGCAAGCGCTTGTGAGCGCGACTATTGGTGTAGAAAATGATGCGCAAAGCTATGAAATGCTAGGGAGCAAAACTGCGCTAAAAAAGCGGTTTTTATTTCATTATAATTTTCCGGGCTTTAGCGTGGGCGAGGCAAGTATGATAGGCGCTGTAGGGCGCAGAGAATTAGGGCATGGCAATTTGGCTAAGCGCGCTTTAGAATCTAGCCTTAAATCACCAGATAAAACTATCCGCCTTGTGTCTGAAATCTTAGAATCTAATGGCTCAAGCTCTATGGCTAGCGTTTGTGGAGGCTCACTTGCGTTGTGCGCGTGCGGCATCGAGGTAGATTCTCTCATCGCAGGCGTGGCAATGGGGCTTATTACACAAGATGATGAATATGCGATTTTAACAGACATTAGCGGACTAGAAGACCATGATGGCGATATGGATTTTAAGGTAGCAGGCGGTTATAAGGGCATAAGTGCTATGCAAATGGATATTAAACTAGGTGGCATCACACATACAATCCTCACACAAGCGCTATTTCAAGCCAAAGAGGCACGCGAGCAGATTCTTGGCATAATGGAGGGCGCAAAGGCACGCATTGTGCTAAATAGCGCGATTTTACCTAAAAGCGAGAGCTTTTTTATCCCTCCTCATAAAATTGCTGAAGTCATCGGCGCTGGTGGGCGCGTGATTAGAGATATTATTGAGCGATTTGGGGTTGGCATTGATTTAGCGCGTGAGAGTGGTGCTGTGCATATAAGCGCGACCAATTTAGAGAGCTTGCAAAAGGCAAAAGCCTTTATTTTGGGGCTTGTGGGTGATAAGGCGGAGAGAGTGGATTGGGAGAGCTATGCGGTGGGCGAGCGATTTATTGGTAAGATTAAAAATATTGTTGATTTTGGTGTGTTTGTGGAGCTGCCGCGCGGCGGCGATGGGCTTATTCATATAAGCAAGATTGCAAGGGATAAGTCTAAGAGTTTGAATGAGTTTTTACAAGGTGTGAGTGAGGTGGAATGCGAGGTGCTATCGCAGCATAAAAATAAGGTCGAACTTGGGCTTGTTAGGGTGATTTAA
- a CDS encoding F0F1 ATP synthase subunit C, with protein sequence MRILALLCLGLVGFAFGAEVSGIDMIKSYSIAGAIIGLGIAALGGAIGMGHAAAATISGTARNPGISGKLLGTMFIALALIEAQVIYTLVLAIVALYSNPFLA encoded by the coding sequence ATGAGAATTTTAGCTCTTTTGTGCTTAGGTTTAGTAGGCTTTGCATTTGGTGCAGAGGTAAGTGGTATTGATATGATTAAATCATATTCAATCGCGGGTGCAATTATTGGTTTGGGTATTGCAGCACTTGGTGGCGCGATTGGTATGGGACATGCAGCAGCAGCGACTATTTCAGGGACAGCGAGAAATCCCGGCATTAGCGGTAAGTTACTAGGAACGATGTTTATTGCACTAGCTTTGATTGAAGCGCAAGTGATTTATACATTAGTTTTGGCTATCGTAGCCCTTTATTCAAATCCTTTTCTTGCCTAA